One genomic window of Pseudomonas aeruginosa includes the following:
- a CDS encoding sulfurtransferase TusA family protein yields the protein MTDNDSSPLVCDAELDASGLNCPLPLLKAKLELNRLPSGGVLKVIATDAGSQRDFRAFAQLAGHELLREEAAEGVYRYWLRKR from the coding sequence ATGACGGATAACGATTCATCCCCCCTGGTATGTGACGCGGAGCTGGATGCCAGTGGTCTCAATTGTCCGCTGCCCCTGCTAAAGGCCAAGCTGGAGCTGAACCGCCTGCCCAGCGGCGGGGTGCTCAAGGTGATCGCCACCGATGCCGGGTCGCAGCGAGACTTCCGGGCCTTCGCCCAGCTCGCCGGCCATGAACTGCTGCGCGAAGAGGCCGCCGAAGGCGTCTATCGATACTGGCTGCGCAAGCGTTAG
- a CDS encoding tetratricopeptide repeat protein — MNVLRPALLTLACMLASPVMSDDLPSLGDASSSIVSPEQEFQLGRAWLSMLRNQVDAISDPQLKDFVESSVYRLAETSDLQDHRLAFILIRDAQINAFAAPGGVIGVNGGLLLNAQTEGEYAAVLAHELGHLIQRHFARGIEAQQRMQLPVMAAMLAGIVAAAAGAGDAGIAAIAGTQAAAIQNQLRFSRQNEQEADRVGVTNMVRAGYDPRSMPNMFERLARQYRYDGKPPEFLLTHPVTESRIADTRNRAEQYPQGGKEDSLRYQQMRARTQLLFEETPGMAGKRFRAMLNDNPKLDAARYGLAISQTRIGQLNDARDNLRQLLAKAPNDVAYNLAQVELDITANRLPDADQRLKKMLAQFPSSYPLKQVRADLMLKMGKPQESEKILDDLSKARPLDPDVWNRLAEVRSLTNNAIGVHQARAEYLSLTGDYQAAIEQLDFAKRRAGGNFQLAARLDARQQEIRQQEKMVKEMFR, encoded by the coding sequence ATGAATGTACTGCGCCCTGCCCTGTTGACGCTCGCCTGCATGCTCGCTTCGCCGGTCATGTCGGACGATCTGCCCTCCCTGGGCGACGCATCTTCCTCGATCGTTTCGCCGGAGCAGGAGTTCCAGCTGGGCCGCGCCTGGCTGAGCATGCTGCGCAACCAGGTCGATGCGATCTCCGACCCGCAGCTCAAGGACTTCGTCGAAAGCAGCGTCTACCGGCTGGCCGAAACCAGCGACCTGCAGGACCACCGGCTGGCCTTCATCCTCATCCGCGACGCACAGATCAACGCCTTCGCCGCGCCCGGCGGCGTGATCGGGGTCAACGGCGGGCTACTGCTCAACGCCCAGACCGAAGGCGAGTATGCCGCGGTGCTGGCCCACGAACTCGGCCACCTGATCCAGCGCCACTTCGCCCGCGGCATCGAGGCACAGCAGCGCATGCAACTGCCGGTGATGGCAGCGATGCTCGCCGGCATCGTCGCCGCGGCCGCCGGCGCAGGGGATGCGGGTATCGCGGCGATCGCCGGGACCCAGGCGGCGGCGATCCAGAACCAGTTGCGCTTTTCCCGGCAGAACGAGCAGGAAGCCGACCGCGTCGGCGTCACCAACATGGTTCGCGCCGGTTACGATCCGCGCTCGATGCCGAACATGTTCGAGCGCCTGGCGCGGCAGTACCGCTACGACGGCAAGCCGCCGGAGTTCCTCCTCACCCACCCGGTCACCGAATCGCGTATCGCCGACACCCGTAACCGCGCCGAACAGTATCCCCAGGGCGGCAAGGAAGACAGCTTGCGCTACCAGCAGATGCGCGCGCGCACCCAGTTGCTCTTCGAGGAAACCCCGGGGATGGCCGGCAAGCGCTTCCGCGCCATGCTCAACGACAATCCCAAGCTGGATGCCGCGCGCTACGGACTGGCCATCTCGCAGACGCGCATCGGCCAGCTCAACGATGCCCGTGACAACCTCAGGCAATTGCTGGCGAAGGCACCCAACGACGTGGCCTACAACCTGGCCCAGGTCGAGCTGGACATCACCGCCAACCGCCTTCCGGATGCCGATCAGCGGTTGAAGAAGATGCTCGCCCAGTTCCCCAGCAGCTACCCGCTGAAACAGGTGCGCGCCGACCTGATGCTGAAGATGGGCAAGCCGCAGGAATCGGAGAAGATCCTCGACGACCTGAGCAAGGCGCGGCCGCTGGACCCGGATGTCTGGAACCGCCTGGCCGAGGTGCGCAGCCTGACCAACAACGCCATCGGCGTGCACCAGGCCCGTGCCGAGTACCTGTCTCTGACCGGCGACTACCAGGCCGCCATCGAGCAGCTCGATTTCGCCAAGCGCCGCGCTGGCGGCAACTTCCAACTGGCTGCGCGACTCGACGCTCGCCAGCAGGAAATTCGCCAACAGGAAAAGATGGTCAAGGAAATGTTCCGCTGA
- the nadA gene encoding quinolinate synthase NadA: MTHISERLLVQAHLAAKQPRVLSEQESAEHRAAIAAELKAQNAVLVAHYYCDPVIQALAEETGGCVSDSLEMARFGNQHPAQTVVVAGVRFMGETAKILNPEKRVLMPTLEATCSLDLGCPVDEFSAFCDQHPERTVVVYANTSAAVKARADWVVTSSCAVEIVEHLMDNGEPILWAPDQHLGRYIQRETGADMLLWDGACIVHEEFKAKQLEDMKALYPDAAILVHPESPESVVALADAVGSTSQLIKAAQTLPNKTFIVATDRGIFYKMQQLCPDKDFIEAPTAGNGAACRSCAHCPWMAMNTLERTLACLREGSGEIFVDPALIPRAVRPLKRMLDFTQAARLRQAGNA; this comes from the coding sequence ATGACGCACATTTCCGAACGACTCCTGGTACAGGCCCACCTGGCCGCCAAGCAACCCCGTGTGTTGAGCGAGCAGGAGAGCGCCGAGCATCGCGCGGCGATCGCGGCCGAACTGAAGGCGCAAAATGCTGTACTGGTGGCGCATTACTACTGCGACCCGGTGATCCAGGCGTTGGCCGAGGAGACCGGCGGTTGCGTATCCGATTCGCTGGAGATGGCCCGTTTCGGCAACCAGCATCCGGCGCAGACGGTGGTCGTGGCCGGGGTGCGCTTCATGGGCGAGACGGCGAAGATCCTCAACCCTGAGAAGCGTGTGCTGATGCCGACCCTCGAAGCGACCTGCTCGCTCGACCTGGGCTGCCCGGTGGATGAATTCTCGGCATTCTGCGACCAGCACCCGGAACGGACCGTGGTGGTCTATGCGAACACCTCCGCGGCGGTGAAGGCACGCGCCGACTGGGTCGTGACCTCCAGTTGCGCGGTGGAGATCGTCGAACACCTGATGGACAACGGCGAGCCCATCCTCTGGGCGCCGGACCAGCACCTGGGACGCTACATCCAGCGCGAGACGGGGGCCGACATGCTGCTCTGGGATGGCGCCTGCATCGTCCACGAGGAGTTCAAGGCCAAGCAGTTGGAAGACATGAAGGCGCTCTACCCGGACGCCGCCATCCTGGTCCACCCCGAATCGCCGGAAAGCGTGGTCGCGCTGGCCGATGCCGTGGGCTCGACCAGCCAGTTGATCAAGGCCGCGCAGACCTTGCCGAACAAGACCTTCATCGTCGCCACCGATCGCGGCATCTTCTACAAGATGCAGCAGTTGTGCCCGGACAAGGATTTCATCGAGGCCCCCACCGCCGGCAACGGCGCCGCCTGCCGCAGCTGCGCGCACTGCCCGTGGATGGCGATGAACACGCTCGAGCGGACCCTGGCCTGCCTGCGCGAGGGCAGCGGGGAAATCTTCGTCGACCCGGCGTTGATCCCGAGGGCGGTCCGACCGCTCAAGCGCATGCTCGACTTCACCCAGGCCGCGCGCCTGCGCCAGGCCGGGAACGCCTGA
- the mvfR gene encoding multiple virulence factor transcriptional regulator MvfR — translation MPIHNLNHVNMFLQVIASGSISSAARILRKSHTAVSSAVSNLEIDLCVELVRRDGYKVEPTEQALRLIPYMRSLLNYQQLIGDIAFNLNKGPRNLRVLLDTAIPPSFCDTVSSVLLDDFNMVSLIRTSPADSLATIKQDNAEIDIAITITIDEELKISRFNQCVLGYTKAFVVAHPQHPLCNASLHSIASLANYRQISLGSRSGQHSNLLRPVSDKVLFVENFDDMLRLVEAGVGWGIAPHYFVEERLRNGTLAVLSELYEPGGIDTKVYCYYNTALESERSFLRFLESARQRLRELGRQRFDDAPAWQPSIVETAQRRSGPKALAYRQRAAPE, via the coding sequence ATGCCTATTCATAACCTGAATCACGTGAACATGTTCCTCCAGGTCATCGCCTCCGGTTCGATTTCCTCCGCTGCGCGGATCCTGCGCAAGTCGCACACCGCGGTCAGCTCGGCGGTCAGCAACCTGGAAATCGACCTGTGCGTGGAGCTGGTCCGTCGGGACGGCTACAAGGTCGAACCCACCGAGCAGGCGCTTCGCCTGATCCCTTACATGCGCAGCCTGCTGAACTACCAGCAGCTGATCGGCGACATCGCCTTCAATCTCAACAAGGGTCCGCGCAATCTCCGGGTGTTGCTGGACACCGCCATCCCGCCGTCGTTCTGCGATACGGTGAGCAGCGTACTGCTCGACGATTTCAACATGGTCAGCCTGATACGCACCTCGCCCGCCGATAGCCTGGCGACGATCAAGCAGGACAACGCGGAAATCGATATCGCCATCACCATCACCATCGACGAGGAACTGAAGATCTCCCGCTTCAACCAGTGCGTGCTCGGCTACACCAAGGCGTTCGTCGTCGCCCATCCGCAGCACCCGTTGTGCAATGCCTCCCTGCACAGCATCGCGAGCCTGGCCAATTACCGGCAGATCAGCCTCGGCAGCCGCTCCGGGCAGCATTCGAACCTGCTGCGGCCGGTCAGCGACAAGGTGCTCTTCGTGGAAAACTTCGACGACATGCTGCGTCTGGTGGAAGCCGGCGTCGGATGGGGCATCGCGCCGCATTATTTCGTCGAGGAACGCCTGCGCAACGGTACCCTGGCAGTCCTCAGCGAACTCTACGAACCGGGCGGCATCGACACCAAGGTGTATTGCTACTACAACACCGCGCTGGAATCCGAGCGCAGCTTCCTGCGCTTTCTCGAAAGCGCCCGCCAGCGCCTGCGCGAACTCGGCCGCCAGCGTTTCGACGATGCGCCGGCCTGGCAACCGAGCATCGTCGAAACGGCGCAGCGCCGCTCAGGCCCGAAGGCGCTCGCGTACCGCCAGCGCGCCGCACCAGAGTAG
- the phnB gene encoding anthranilate synthase component II, with product MRITLLDNFDSFTYNLVEQFCLLGAEVRVMRNDTPLPTIQAALLADGCELLVLSPGPGRPEDAGCMLELLAWARGRLPVLGVCLGHQALALAAGGAVGEARKPLHGKSTSLRFDQRHPLFDGIADLRVARYHSLVVSRLPEGFDCLADADGEIMAMADPRNRQLGLQFHPESILTTHGQRLLENALLWCGALAVRERLRA from the coding sequence ATGCGCATCACGCTGTTGGATAACTTCGATTCCTTCACCTACAACCTGGTCGAGCAGTTCTGCCTGCTCGGCGCGGAGGTCCGGGTGATGCGCAACGATACGCCGTTGCCGACGATCCAGGCGGCATTGCTGGCCGACGGTTGCGAACTGCTGGTGCTGTCGCCGGGGCCCGGTCGGCCGGAAGACGCCGGCTGCATGCTGGAATTGCTCGCCTGGGCCCGCGGGCGCTTGCCGGTGCTCGGCGTCTGCCTCGGCCACCAGGCGCTGGCGCTGGCCGCCGGTGGCGCGGTGGGCGAGGCGAGGAAGCCGCTGCACGGCAAGAGCACGTCCCTGCGTTTCGATCAGCGTCACCCGCTGTTCGACGGCATCGCTGACCTGCGCGTCGCGCGCTACCACTCGCTGGTGGTCAGTCGCCTGCCGGAAGGTTTCGACTGCCTGGCCGATGCCGATGGCGAGATCATGGCGATGGCCGATCCGCGCAATCGACAGCTGGGCTTGCAGTTCCATCCCGAGTCGATTCTCACCACCCACGGCCAGCGTCTGCTGGAGAACGCTCTACTCTGGTGCGGCGCGCTGGCGGTACGCGAGCGCCTTCGGGCCTGA